The proteins below come from a single Desulfitobacterium metallireducens DSM 15288 genomic window:
- a CDS encoding Crp/Fnr family transcriptional regulator, which produces MMKNKDDLERFSQSSPWDQLPLTFWELCQLHSRVRHYSSKQYLFFSGEEANTFFLLLKGRVELLLMSEFTEKIFRVIQAPNFFPEVALDGKTYPYAALAVENSEVLVLDRTILLRYLNENPQALMPFYQSMALDLRRAYRQIKNVALGDARSRLGAKLFALSHAHGQPVGDGILITIPLSTTELAGMCSLARESVSRILGELKELEIIEVERKKIKILNKEKLREWVHERLGS; this is translated from the coding sequence ATGATGAAAAATAAGGATGATTTAGAACGATTTTCTCAAAGTTCTCCCTGGGATCAACTTCCTTTAACCTTCTGGGAACTCTGTCAATTGCATAGTCGTGTTCGGCATTATTCATCTAAACAGTATCTGTTTTTTTCTGGGGAAGAAGCGAACACCTTCTTTCTTCTATTGAAGGGCAGAGTTGAATTATTATTAATGAGTGAATTTACAGAGAAAATCTTTAGAGTTATTCAGGCTCCAAATTTCTTTCCCGAAGTCGCTCTTGATGGGAAGACTTATCCGTATGCCGCTTTAGCTGTAGAAAATTCTGAAGTACTGGTCCTTGATCGAACGATCTTATTACGTTACCTTAATGAAAACCCTCAAGCCCTGATGCCTTTTTATCAAAGTATGGCTTTAGATTTAAGACGTGCTTATCGCCAGATTAAAAACGTGGCCCTTGGCGATGCGCGATCACGTCTTGGCGCAAAATTATTTGCCTTGTCTCATGCCCATGGTCAGCCTGTGGGAGATGGCATTTTGATCACAATTCCACTCTCGACAACTGAATTAGCTGGCATGTGCAGCTTAGCTCGCGAATCTGTAAGCCGAATCTTAGGCGAACTTAAAGAATTAGAGATCATCGAAGTCGAACGAAAGAAAATCAAGATATTAAATAAGGAAAAATTAAGGGAATGGGTTCATGAACGACTGGGTTCATAA
- a CDS encoding molybdopterin-binding protein, translated as MEKIRVEDAVGAVLMHDMTQIIPGQSKGPRFRKGHIVKEEDIPVLLSMGKEHIYVWNQAKGLIHEDEAAERLAKAVAGPGLTFSETKEGKVNLLAEYDGLLYASEEGILALNSIENVVLATLHNHRPVKKGEKIAGTRVVPLMVEGEVVLEAERIAHEFSEPILQIRALRSHKIGIVTTGSEVYHGRIEDKFGPVLRKKAEKLGSVIIEQSFADDDVSMIQAKIRELIGQGAEMIFVTGGMSVDPDDLTPTAIRSMGADLVTYGAPVLPGAMFLLSYLDGIPVMGLPGCVMYSRTTVFDLVVTRLLAGEKLTRQDIVKYGHGGLCLECPECTYPHCPFGK; from the coding sequence ATGGAGAAAATCCGTGTTGAGGATGCAGTTGGAGCTGTACTCATGCATGATATGACACAAATTATTCCTGGACAAAGTAAAGGTCCCCGATTTCGCAAGGGGCATATTGTGAAGGAAGAAGACATTCCTGTACTTCTAAGTATGGGTAAAGAGCATATTTATGTTTGGAATCAGGCTAAAGGGCTTATCCATGAAGATGAAGCAGCTGAGCGTTTAGCAAAAGCGGTAGCAGGTCCTGGACTTACCTTTAGTGAAACCAAGGAAGGAAAAGTCAATCTTCTTGCTGAATATGATGGCTTACTTTATGCTTCAGAAGAGGGTATTTTAGCCCTTAATTCGATCGAAAATGTTGTTCTGGCAACACTTCATAATCATCGTCCTGTGAAAAAGGGCGAAAAAATTGCGGGTACACGGGTTGTGCCGCTCATGGTTGAAGGTGAAGTTGTTTTGGAAGCTGAACGTATAGCCCATGAGTTTTCAGAACCGATTCTCCAAATCCGCGCTTTGCGGTCTCATAAGATAGGGATCGTGACGACCGGAAGTGAAGTCTATCATGGACGGATTGAGGATAAGTTTGGTCCGGTTCTGCGTAAGAAAGCGGAGAAGTTGGGTTCTGTTATTATCGAGCAAAGCTTTGCTGATGACGATGTGTCCATGATCCAAGCTAAGATCCGGGAGCTCATTGGTCAGGGGGCAGAAATGATTTTTGTAACGGGTGGTATGTCTGTTGATCCTGATGACCTTACTCCGACAGCTATTCGGAGTATGGGGGCTGACTTGGTTACCTATGGCGCTCCAGTATTACCTGGAGCGATGTTCCTACTCTCGTATCTAGATGGGATTCCAGTTATGGGGTTACCGGGTTGCGTGATGTATTCACGGACGACAGTTTTTGATTTAGTCGTAACTCGGCTTCTAGCAGGTGAAAAATTAACTCGACAAGATATTGTTAAATATGGGCATGGTGGATTATGTTTAGAATGTCCAGAATGCACCTATCCTCATTGCCCCTTCGGAAAATAA